One window of Hoplias malabaricus isolate fHopMal1 chromosome 16, fHopMal1.hap1, whole genome shotgun sequence genomic DNA carries:
- the LOC136671577 gene encoding mast cell protease 1A-like: protein MALVHLLLLLAVLLPLGHSASVNVGIVNGTVAKPHSRPYMVSVQGNGEHACGGFLVSDLFVMTAAHCWKIGLDKAEVTAVIGAHDLKSNDFERIAVKEHHIHPEFYYPAPSNDIMLLKLGKSTEKSKNAAKISISKLSQGMDRSCSVAGWGRIKTKGTASSVLLETNIAVYKHCERYWNYTNILCAGGDKGGFCQGDSGGPLVCDNKAVGIASFTEKDNCDNPTKPNAYTNISAFMSWIEKIIEH, encoded by the exons ATGGCTCTGGTTCATCTGCTCCTACTGCTGGCTGTACTGCTGCCCCTCGGTCACTCAG ccagtgTGAATGTGGGTATAGTGAATGGCACAGTGGCAAAGCCCCACTCCAGACCCTACATGGTTTCTGTTCAAGGAAACGGGGAGCACgcctgtgggggtttcctcgtGTCTGATCTGTTTGTCATGACGGCTGCACACTGCTGGAAAAT TGGACTGGATAAGGCAGAAGTGACAGCAGTGATCGGAGCTCATGATCTGAAGTCCAATGACTTTGAGCGTATAGCAGTAAAGGAGCACCACATTCATCCAGAGTTCTATTACCCTGCCCCCAGCAATGACATCATGCTTTTGAAG CTAGGAAAGTCGACTGAAAAGAGCAAGAATGCTGCAAAGATTTCCATCTCTAAACTAAGCCAAGGCATGGATAGGTCTTGCAGCGTAGCTGGTTGGGGAAGAATTAAAACCAAGGGAACTGCAAGTAGCGTACTTCTGGAGACGAACATCGCCGTCTATAAACATTGTGAAAGATACTGGAACTACACCAACATACTGTGTGCAGGTGGTGATAAAGGTGGATTTTGTCAG GGGGACTCTGGTGGTCCTCTGGTGTGTGATAACAAAGCAGTCGGCATTGCTTCCTTCACCGAGAAGGACAACTGTGACAACCCCACAAAACCAAATGCCTACACCAATATTTCTGCATTCATGTCCTGGATCGAGAAAATCATTGAACACTag